Proteins encoded in a region of the Perca fluviatilis chromosome 6, GENO_Pfluv_1.0, whole genome shotgun sequence genome:
- the LOC120560684 gene encoding transcription factor SPT20 homolog, with product MMGDQGEGEQTMKPVEEDSGRSLVLLAEEENQLQAENQQPRNKEETSERNQEENKEQPEESSQGVKVEWKERGKGGMESDEGADIDETQKTCKKIQREGQLQAEQHLDVKEGIPEKIEVFTFTAERGGECQGVQQQELIENNRRPEIGTGKKHKPEEEPNVAQQQPVCKKRRQEEDSEQTQESSRKLQELNGDEVMSEDKANMKQDIIDEEMEDVSYQQDQAPMCQEDQGEDMEH from the exons ATGATGGGGGACCAGGGTGAAGGAGAGCAGACGATGAAACCAGTAGAAGAAGATTCAGGACGTTCACTGGTGCTGCTGGCAGAAG AGGAGAATCAGCTCCAGGCAGAGAACCAACAGCCGAGAAATAAGGAAGAAACATCTGAGAGAAAtcaggaagaaaacaaagagcAGCCGGAGGAATCCAGCCAGGGGGTAAAGGTAGagtggaaagaaagagggaaaggagGGATGGAAAGTGATGAAGGAGCGGACATCGATGAAACTCAAAAGACGTGCAAGAAGATCCAACGAGAAGGACAGCTGCAGGCAGAGCAACATCTGGACGTAAAGGAAGGAATCCCAGAGAAGATAGAAGTCTTCACATTTACCGCAGAGAGAGGAGGTGAGTGTCAGGGAGTACAGCAACAGGAGCTGATAGAGAATAACAGAAGACCTGAAATAGGAACAGGCAAAAAACATAAACCAGAGGAAGAGCCCAATGTGGCTCAGCAACAGCCAGTCTGTAAGAAAAGGCGTCAGGAAGAAGACAGTGAGCAGACACAGGAGAGCTCCAGAAAGCTACAAGAGCTAAATGGCGATGAGGTAATGTCTGAAGACAAAGCTAACATGAAACAAGACATAATAGATGAAGAAATGGAGGATGTGAGTTACCAACAGGATCAAGCACCTATGTGTCAGGAAGACCAAGGGGAGGACATGGAGCATTAG